In Actinomyces sp. zg-332, the following proteins share a genomic window:
- the rplS gene encoding 50S ribosomal protein L19, producing MHTLDCVDKANLRTDIPKFRAGDTVKVHVKVIEGQRHRIQIFQGVVIARRGYGIGETFTVHKISFGCGVERTFPLHAPTIDKIELVTRGDVRRAKLYYLRGLRGKAAKIREKRDKSAK from the coding sequence ATGCATACACTTGATTGTGTAGATAAAGCTAATTTACGTACAGACATTCCTAAGTTCCGTGCAGGTGATACCGTTAAGGTTCACGTAAAGGTTATCGAAGGTCAGCGTCACCGTATCCAGATTTTCCAGGGTGTTGTTATTGCTCGTCGTGGATATGGTATTGGTGAAACATTCACAGTACACAAGATTTCATTTGGCTGTGGAGTTGAACGTACATTCCCATTGCACGCTCCAACAATCGATAAGATTGAACTTGTAACACGTGGTGATGTTCGTCGTGCAAAGCTATATTACTTGCGTGGTCTACGTGGTAAGGCTGCTAAGATCCGTGAAAAGCGTGACAAGTCAGCTAAATAA
- the trmD gene encoding tRNA (guanosine(37)-N1)-methyltransferase TrmD, which produces MRIDAISIFPDFFNVLDLSLLGKAQEKSLVNFTSHNLRHWAEGKHLSVDDTPFGGGAGMVMKADVWGRAIDEILGFDSRACLAKNTDTVSDTKSLHTKKVLLIPSPSGEQFSQKMAEKFSKADQIVFACGRYEGIDSRVYQHYKSLENENFTVQEFSIGDYVLNGGEVASIVVIEAVTRLIPTMMGNPLSLVEESHCEDGLLEYPVYTRPASWKNIDVPPVLLAGNHANISRFRRNKSIEKTLKNRPDIVFKTNPSAFDLEDRKVLAKNNILLSDNGVFENVTYRKVDSCCEIEEIIDFLGESFVYMNSSELSVRVGNTGSPEQLAELLKSEDYSCFVAKAYPVSDCFGYTKAFADMKVDSSNDKAEYGKIVALVVTETRKIDDKVKKSYKKAVESKESISLKTDSQYFTYINLTNSNKNYNNSGVKEALCNYVIKNYKDKENISYIICDVLSSDKATTKFYKTLGFTKCGSAYKERRMDILALGLDELAK; this is translated from the coding sequence ATGCGTATTGATGCTATTTCAATTTTTCCAGATTTTTTCAATGTACTAGATTTATCTCTATTAGGTAAAGCTCAGGAAAAGTCCTTGGTTAATTTCACCTCTCATAACCTTAGACATTGGGCTGAGGGCAAGCATTTATCAGTAGATGATACTCCTTTTGGCGGAGGTGCTGGTATGGTTATGAAAGCTGATGTGTGGGGCAGAGCTATTGACGAAATTTTAGGCTTTGATTCTAGAGCTTGTCTTGCTAAAAATACTGATACTGTTTCTGATACAAAATCACTTCACACCAAAAAAGTGTTACTGATACCTTCACCTTCAGGGGAACAATTTAGTCAAAAAATGGCTGAAAAGTTCTCTAAAGCTGACCAAATTGTTTTTGCTTGTGGTCGGTATGAGGGGATAGACTCTAGGGTTTATCAGCACTATAAGTCATTGGAAAACGAAAATTTCACTGTCCAAGAGTTTTCTATAGGTGACTATGTTCTAAATGGTGGAGAAGTGGCGAGCATAGTTGTTATAGAAGCTGTTACTCGCCTTATACCTACAATGATGGGAAATCCTTTATCATTAGTTGAGGAGAGCCATTGCGAAGATGGACTGTTAGAATATCCAGTTTATACACGTCCAGCTAGTTGGAAAAATATAGATGTGCCACCTGTTCTTCTGGCTGGTAATCACGCTAATATTTCTAGGTTTAGGCGCAATAAATCTATTGAAAAAACTCTGAAGAATCGTCCAGATATTGTCTTTAAAACGAATCCTAGTGCTTTTGATTTAGAAGATAGAAAAGTTTTAGCTAAAAACAATATTCTTTTGTCTGATAATGGTGTGTTTGAAAATGTGACTTATAGGAAAGTTGACTCTTGCTGTGAGATTGAGGAAATAATAGATTTTCTAGGTGAGAGTTTTGTTTATATGAATTCCAGTGAGCTTAGTGTACGTGTAGGAAATACTGGTTCGCCTGAGCAATTAGCAGAGCTTTTAAAGAGTGAAGATTATTCTTGTTTTGTTGCTAAAGCTTATCCTGTGAGCGACTGCTTTGGTTACACTAAAGCTTTTGCAGATATGAAAGTTGATTCTTCTAACGATAAAGCAGAGTATGGGAAAATAGTTGCTCTTGTTGTAACTGAAACTAGGAAAATTGACGATAAAGTAAAGAAATCTTATAAAAAAGCTGTTGAATCTAAAGAATCTATATCTCTAAAAACAGATTCACAGTACTTTACTTACATAAATTTAACTAATAGTAATAAGAACTATAATAATAGTGGAGTTAAAGAAGCTTTATGTAACTATGTAATTAAGAATTATAAAGATAAAGAAAACATAAGTTATATTATTTGTGATGTTCTAAGTTCAGATAAAGCTACAACTAAGTTTTATAAGACTTTAGGTTTTACAAAATGCGGTAGTGCTTATAAAGAACGCAGAATGGATATTTTAGCTCTAGGATTAGATGAGTTAGCTAAATAG
- the rimM gene encoding ribosome maturation factor RimM (Essential for efficient processing of 16S rRNA), with protein MQLLTGILGSAHGLRGELKVDIRTDNPSERFVKGNKIQTNNADFPVLTVRGFRVSNNKFFLSFQEINDRTMAEKMCFTKLYVDSKDVEEEEDSFYPHELRGLKVYDLDDNYLGVVKDMLLGKAQDLLVIEPSINSSEDADEQNNESIFLEGNEAELVKEQGSDGEKADIEDVLLPFVYELVVEVNLEDEYVLVDPPGGLFPSN; from the coding sequence ATGCAACTACTAACTGGAATTTTAGGATCTGCACATGGTTTGCGTGGAGAACTAAAAGTTGATATTCGTACTGATAACCCTAGCGAACGTTTTGTTAAAGGAAATAAAATTCAGACTAATAATGCAGACTTTCCAGTACTAACTGTTAGAGGTTTTAGAGTAAGTAATAATAAATTTTTCCTATCTTTTCAAGAAATCAACGATCGTACTATGGCTGAAAAAATGTGTTTTACAAAGCTATATGTAGATAGTAAAGATGTGGAAGAAGAGGAAGATTCATTTTACCCGCATGAACTTAGAGGCTTGAAAGTATATGATCTCGATGATAACTATCTCGGTGTAGTTAAAGATATGCTTTTAGGTAAAGCTCAAGATTTATTAGTTATTGAGCCATCTATAAATTCTTCAGAAGACGCTGATGAACAAAATAATGAGTCTATTTTTCTTGAAGGTAATGAAGCTGAATTAGTGAAAGAGCAGGGCAGTGACGGTGAAAAAGCTGATATCGAAGATGTCTTACTGCCATTTGTATACGAATTAGTTGTGGAAGTAAATTTGGAGGACGAATATGTTCTTGTTGATCCTCCCGGAGGACTATTTCCATCTAATTAA
- a CDS encoding RNA-binding protein produces the protein MLAEALEHLVRGIVDNPDDVRVTSKQMRRGELLEVRVNPNDLGRVIGRSGRTARALRTVIGAIPSSGHVRIDVIDLH, from the coding sequence ATGCTCGCTGAAGCGTTAGAACACCTTGTTCGAGGAATTGTAGATAACCCAGATGACGTACGAGTTACTTCAAAGCAAATGCGTCGTGGGGAGTTGCTTGAAGTTAGGGTGAATCCTAACGATTTAGGTCGAGTAATCGGCAGATCTGGTCGTACTGCACGTGCTCTACGAACAGTGATTGGTGCTATTCCATCAAGCGGTCATGTCCGCATTGATGTAATAGATTTACACTAA
- the rpsP gene encoding 30S ribosomal protein S16, translated as MAVRIRLKRMGKIRAPFYRVVVVDSRKKRDGRVIEEVGKYDPMPNPSIIDVNSERVQYWLGVGAQPSDQVRRLLGITGDWAKFKGAKNTEGSLKVKEKVCSATAAEEAVKAVSDEAEKLKAAKAAAEEAAKAEETAQAEEVAEETPAEEPVAEEATPEEEA; from the coding sequence GTGGCAGTTCGTATTCGTTTGAAGCGCATGGGTAAAATCCGTGCACCATTTTATCGTGTAGTTGTAGTTGACAGTCGCAAGAAGCGTGACGGTCGTGTAATTGAAGAAGTCGGTAAGTATGATCCAATGCCAAATCCTTCAATAATCGATGTCAACTCAGAACGTGTACAGTATTGGTTGGGTGTGGGTGCTCAGCCATCAGATCAGGTACGCAGACTTCTAGGCATTACAGGTGACTGGGCAAAGTTCAAAGGTGCTAAGAACACTGAAGGTTCTTTGAAAGTCAAGGAAAAAGTATGTAGTGCTACTGCTGCTGAAGAAGCAGTTAAAGCTGTTTCAGATGAAGCTGAGAAGTTAAAAGCTGCTAAAGCTGCTGCTGAAGAGGCTGCAAAGGCTGAAGAAACAGCACAAGCTGAAGAAGTAGCTGAAGAAACACCAGCCGAAGAACCTGTTGCTGAAGAAGCAACACCTGAAGAGGAAGCATAA
- a CDS encoding amidohydrolase family protein: MRNWYLHGSVITPSGDKKEVWVNNGLISYTPKTGTSYKEFEGFIFPGLVDMHCHLGMSEKGATSIATAQKQAQINMDSGVLAIRDGGSRLNNEWFKTRTDMPVVFTAGNHIAKTKRYIKDFAVELENESDLVKEVVYQAYRTNHWVKIVADWIDRSDGAFSDIKPLWSKSVLKEAITAAHEMGVRVMAHSFGTQAAEDLIECGVDTIEHGNGLRKEHMQECAIEKIPVIPTMLQRENFLDFAKKAHGKYPLYEKTMAEYYENRYSQLIQMYEEKVLLLPGSDAGGSISHGLISDELALWVKAGIPTKEVINFAVFEARKFLGISTLEDYSGADLVIYSRDPREDISVLKSPELVLLRGKKV, from the coding sequence ATGCGTAACTGGTATTTGCATGGTAGTGTCATAACTCCTAGCGGGGACAAGAAAGAAGTTTGGGTAAATAACGGTTTGATTAGTTATACTCCTAAAACAGGAACAAGCTATAAGGAATTTGAAGGATTTATTTTCCCAGGGCTAGTTGATATGCATTGTCATCTAGGTATGTCTGAAAAAGGTGCTACATCAATTGCCACTGCTCAAAAACAAGCTCAAATAAATATGGACTCAGGAGTTTTAGCTATACGTGATGGAGGGTCGAGGCTCAACAACGAATGGTTTAAAACTCGAACCGATATGCCAGTAGTATTTACAGCTGGAAACCACATTGCTAAAACTAAAAGATACATAAAAGATTTTGCTGTTGAACTTGAAAATGAGTCTGACCTTGTAAAAGAAGTTGTTTACCAAGCTTATCGCACTAACCATTGGGTGAAAATTGTAGCTGACTGGATTGATCGTTCAGATGGTGCTTTTTCTGATATTAAGCCATTATGGTCGAAGAGTGTTTTAAAAGAGGCCATAACTGCTGCTCACGAAATGGGAGTGAGAGTGATGGCACATAGCTTTGGTACTCAGGCAGCAGAAGATTTGATCGAGTGTGGCGTAGATACTATTGAGCATGGCAACGGTTTACGCAAAGAGCATATGCAAGAGTGTGCTATAGAAAAAATTCCAGTTATTCCTACTATGTTACAGAGAGAAAACTTTTTAGATTTCGCTAAAAAAGCTCATGGTAAATATCCTTTATATGAGAAAACTATGGCTGAGTACTATGAAAATAGGTATTCGCAGCTAATACAAATGTATGAAGAAAAAGTTTTACTTTTACCTGGTAGCGATGCTGGTGGAAGTATTTCTCACGGCTTAATTTCTGATGAGCTTGCTCTTTGGGTAAAAGCTGGAATACCGACTAAAGAAGTTATAAATTTTGCTGTTTTTGAAGCAAGAAAATTTCTAGGAATTAGCACGTTAGAAGATTATTCAGGAGCTGACTTAGTTATTTACAGTAGAGATCCTCGTGAAGATATAAGTGTGTTAAAATCCCCTGAATTAGTTTTGTTACGTGGTAAAAAAGTATAA
- the ffh gene encoding signal recognition particle protein, which yields MFNNLSDRLRSSFKQLRGKGVLTQADVDNTVSEIRRALLEADVALPVVRDFTSRVREKAYGATQSKALQPGQQVIKIVNEELIETLGGATRELNFKDHGVSIFMLAGLQGAGKTTLAGKLSKWMRQEGKKVLLVACDLQRPNAVTQLQVMAERAEVDIFAPEPGNGVGDPVKVARDSIKFAEENGYDLVIIDTAGRLGIDEEMMQQARDIRDVVSPDEIIFVLDAMVGQDAVNTSIAFRDGVGFTGVVLSKLDGDARGGAALSVRGVTGAPVLFASTGEGINDFERFHADRMASRILDMGDILTLIEQAEKVFDNEQAEKAANKLASGEFTLEDFLDQLAQIRKLGSMKKMLGMLPGVGKIRDQLDNFDEKEIDRIEAIVRSMTPQERADLKILNGSRRARIAKGSGTSVAEINSLVQRFEQAKTMMAAMSRGQGIPNMNGIGGMGSLPGMGKKSKGRIAPTKNKKGKNKKGKSGNPAKRAQQEKEALLKKQNITESGSAFEKPQVQPPTMDDIPDDIKRMLGRF from the coding sequence TTGTTTAATAACCTTTCAGATAGATTGCGATCATCTTTTAAACAACTAAGAGGAAAAGGTGTTTTAACTCAAGCTGACGTTGATAACACCGTATCTGAAATTAGAAGAGCTTTGCTAGAAGCCGACGTTGCTTTACCTGTTGTACGTGATTTTACATCTAGAGTTCGAGAAAAAGCCTATGGAGCTACTCAATCTAAAGCTTTACAACCAGGCCAACAAGTTATAAAAATTGTCAACGAAGAACTTATTGAAACCCTTGGTGGAGCAACTAGGGAACTGAATTTTAAAGACCATGGTGTAAGTATTTTTATGCTTGCCGGTTTACAAGGCGCTGGTAAAACCACTTTGGCTGGAAAACTATCCAAGTGGATGAGACAAGAAGGAAAGAAAGTACTTCTGGTCGCGTGTGACTTACAAAGGCCTAATGCTGTTACACAGTTACAAGTAATGGCTGAGCGTGCTGAGGTAGATATTTTTGCTCCAGAGCCTGGAAACGGAGTTGGTGATCCTGTAAAAGTTGCTAGGGACAGCATAAAATTTGCTGAAGAAAATGGTTATGATCTTGTAATCATTGACACAGCAGGACGACTTGGTATTGACGAAGAAATGATGCAACAAGCTAGGGATATACGCGACGTGGTATCTCCTGATGAAATAATATTCGTGCTTGATGCGATGGTCGGTCAAGATGCTGTAAATACTTCTATAGCGTTTAGAGACGGTGTCGGTTTTACCGGTGTAGTACTTTCAAAACTTGACGGTGATGCTAGAGGTGGTGCTGCTCTATCAGTTAGAGGAGTTACAGGAGCACCTGTACTTTTTGCTTCAACTGGTGAAGGAATAAATGATTTCGAACGCTTCCATGCTGACCGAATGGCTTCTCGTATCCTAGATATGGGTGATATTCTAACTTTAATTGAGCAAGCTGAAAAAGTTTTTGATAACGAGCAAGCTGAAAAAGCTGCTAATAAGTTAGCAAGTGGAGAATTTACTCTCGAAGATTTCTTAGACCAACTAGCTCAGATAAGAAAATTAGGGTCTATGAAGAAAATGCTAGGAATGCTACCTGGCGTTGGAAAAATACGTGATCAACTAGATAACTTTGATGAAAAAGAAATAGATCGCATTGAAGCGATTGTGCGTTCCATGACTCCACAAGAACGTGCAGATTTGAAGATTTTGAATGGTTCTCGCCGTGCCAGAATTGCAAAGGGCTCAGGAACAAGCGTTGCTGAAATTAACTCACTAGTGCAACGCTTTGAACAAGCCAAAACAATGATGGCTGCAATGAGTAGGGGACAAGGTATACCAAATATGAATGGTATAGGTGGTATGGGTTCTTTGCCTGGTATGGGTAAAAAATCTAAAGGCAGAATTGCTCCTACTAAAAACAAAAAAGGTAAGAATAAAAAAGGTAAATCTGGTAATCCAGCTAAGCGAGCTCAGCAAGAAAAAGAAGCGCTACTGAAGAAACAAAATATTACTGAAAGTGGTAGTGCGTTTGAAAAGCCGCAGGTTCAGCCTCCTACAATGGATGATATTCCAGATGATATAAAACGTATGCTTGGTAGGTTCTAA
- the ftsY gene encoding signal recognition particle-docking protein FtsY, whose product MMNSNIVLIVSALVVLVLIIVGVLLYKSKNSNKNALQQQENSSELSPLLEEKSEDIFHSQPHTLPEDSDINPQLDKNAENYSEEYVSVNEAVEQEKEAEELVEENLEEEKQDVPASKEAEKDTKEEVEEEKSVEIQKPESLTSRMTRLRSKLAQSGSFGMTILNLLSKDNISEADWEEIEDTLLMADLGIDSTMALLESLRKRVKVENATSVERVKEILHEELLDLVDPTMDRTLKVENIIDENGNKKPASIIMVGVNGVGKTTTAGKLARILVAEDKSVLLGAADTFRAAASEQLKTWADRTGVGIVTSDKEGADPASVAFDAVKQASESNIDVVIVDTAGRLQNKKDLMDELGKIKRVMSKEVQVSETLLVLDATTGQNGMKQAEVFAQVADVTGIVLTKLDGTAKGGIVVSVQKALGVPVKFVGLGEGMDDLAPFDPQGFVKALLS is encoded by the coding sequence GTGATGAATTCTAATATAGTTCTGATTGTAAGTGCTTTAGTTGTATTAGTGCTCATAATTGTTGGTGTTTTATTATATAAGAGCAAAAATTCTAATAAAAATGCTTTGCAACAACAAGAAAATTCAAGTGAGCTTTCACCTCTACTAGAAGAAAAATCTGAAGACATTTTTCATTCGCAACCACATACCTTGCCTGAAGACTCTGATATAAATCCTCAACTAGACAAAAATGCTGAAAATTATTCTGAAGAGTATGTAAGCGTAAATGAAGCTGTAGAACAAGAAAAAGAAGCTGAAGAGCTTGTAGAAGAAAATCTTGAAGAAGAAAAACAAGATGTACCAGCTTCTAAAGAAGCAGAAAAAGATACTAAAGAAGAAGTAGAAGAAGAAAAAAGCGTTGAAATTCAAAAACCAGAATCGCTAACTTCAAGAATGACACGATTGCGTTCTAAGCTTGCACAAAGTGGCTCTTTCGGTATGACTATTTTGAATTTACTAAGTAAAGATAATATTAGTGAAGCTGACTGGGAAGAAATAGAAGATACCTTACTAATGGCTGATTTAGGCATAGACTCAACAATGGCTTTACTGGAGTCTTTGCGTAAAAGAGTTAAAGTTGAAAACGCTACTAGTGTTGAACGAGTAAAAGAAATTTTACATGAAGAACTTTTAGACTTAGTAGACCCTACAATGGACAGAACACTGAAAGTTGAAAACATTATAGATGAAAACGGAAACAAGAAACCAGCATCTATAATTATGGTAGGTGTAAACGGTGTAGGTAAAACCACAACTGCTGGAAAACTTGCACGAATACTAGTTGCTGAGGACAAGAGCGTTTTGCTAGGGGCTGCTGATACATTTAGAGCAGCTGCAAGTGAGCAACTAAAAACTTGGGCAGATCGTACAGGAGTTGGGATTGTCACTTCTGATAAAGAAGGGGCAGACCCTGCCTCTGTTGCTTTTGATGCTGTAAAACAAGCTAGCGAAAGCAATATTGATGTGGTTATTGTTGACACTGCTGGACGTTTACAGAATAAGAAAGACTTGATGGATGAACTGGGCAAGATAAAGCGAGTTATGTCAAAAGAAGTTCAAGTTAGTGAAACTCTGCTAGTCTTAGATGCAACAACTGGTCAAAATGGTATGAAACAAGCTGAAGTTTTTGCTCAAGTAGCTGATGTAACTGGTATAGTTTTAACAAAATTAGACGGAACTGCTAAGGGTGGAATTGTTGTATCTGTACAAAAAGCACTAGGGGTACCTGTCAAATTTGTGGGACTAGGTGAGGGAATGGATGATTTAGCTCCATTTGACCCACAAGGTTTCGTAAAAGCATTACTTTCATAA
- a CDS encoding trypsin-like serine protease, with protein MSIRKLVYLFSFLVVTCGIFVSIPEYANAAGIIEENSPTSTVRINIKTPQIRGECSGTLIEPNKVLTAAHCITEVYENDKPTHLSGDINNYLGYGSNQYFFPKYTFVLTGSNSYTNLSEYYAVSYVAHPTSDVAVFTLNKNVKNAKIAKINSDLPNYYTNLTTCGIRNTKTNDLPYLLRRSVEKDGKTFCGNSAVNSYGRAGLSSQKTFTVFIPGYRSVANDNWGAIFPHRAGVVFDRIVASSPAVTLEGDSGGPVYLSGTNTIVGLTRGGEGGINGSNVFTPIFEVGNWLNKTAGITNVSLEGKAPKGVNATMPGVEKSKLSSREKLIQFSKEQHKVLGKAVNEIKCGLPDDGCVQSFVDSFGVRRAVYASDSSNPSVLKLSGAIGTYYKSIGWENSAFAYPISGEQELSRGIWIQHFQGGSITYISGTGIIPVTFDNPIGALYKDNKKSLGYPINNKRCGLANGGCVQSFANPADGSKYAIYSKDNKAYYVKLYDSVSKYWAEKGWENSPFGYPISNPEKQGNAIVQDFENASITFDGRIRFEYENSSGGRIARHWNENYFKYGLQINAMKCGLNNSGCVQSFENTDTKKRYAIYSSNSGYVSALDLNSAFGKYYASNAWEDGRLGYPISEEKYNGNKAKQEFENGVLYLVGNQIIPVYSNEPIGQYVYNSADDLYPSNTMKCGLKDKGCVQVYLNLKDNLEYALYQHNGVVAKVALNDPITKYWISLGWENSAFGYPISDKEQTIDGFKQRFEHGIILYERGVIKTIPQW; from the coding sequence GTGAGTATTAGAAAATTAGTGTACTTATTTTCTTTCTTAGTGGTAACTTGTGGGATTTTCGTATCTATTCCTGAATATGCTAATGCTGCAGGAATAATAGAAGAAAACTCTCCAACTTCAACGGTTAGAATAAATATTAAAACTCCTCAAATCAGAGGGGAATGCTCAGGTACGTTGATAGAACCTAATAAAGTTCTTACTGCTGCTCACTGTATCACGGAAGTATATGAAAATGACAAACCTACACATTTATCAGGCGATATAAATAACTACCTTGGGTATGGAAGTAATCAATACTTCTTCCCAAAATATACTTTTGTTTTAACAGGTAGCAACTCATATACCAATTTATCTGAATATTATGCTGTTTCTTATGTTGCTCATCCTACATCAGATGTTGCTGTATTTACTCTAAATAAAAATGTAAAAAATGCAAAAATTGCAAAAATAAATAGTGATTTACCTAACTATTATACAAATTTGACTACTTGTGGAATACGTAACACTAAAACAAATGATTTACCTTATCTACTTCGCAGATCTGTTGAAAAAGATGGAAAAACTTTCTGTGGAAATTCAGCTGTAAATTCTTATGGTCGTGCTGGATTATCTTCTCAAAAAACCTTTACAGTATTCATACCAGGGTATAGAAGTGTTGCTAACGATAACTGGGGAGCAATATTTCCACATAGAGCAGGTGTAGTATTTGATCGCATAGTTGCATCATCACCAGCTGTTACTTTGGAAGGAGATTCAGGAGGACCGGTTTATCTATCAGGTACAAATACAATTGTTGGTTTGACTAGAGGTGGAGAAGGCGGAATAAATGGTAGTAACGTATTTACACCTATATTCGAAGTTGGTAATTGGTTAAATAAGACTGCTGGTATAACTAACGTATCTTTAGAAGGGAAAGCTCCTAAAGGTGTTAACGCTACAATGCCTGGTGTTGAAAAAAGTAAACTTAGCTCTAGGGAAAAACTTATACAGTTTTCAAAGGAACAACATAAAGTTCTAGGTAAAGCAGTAAATGAGATAAAGTGTGGTCTTCCTGATGATGGTTGTGTTCAGTCTTTTGTTGATAGTTTCGGTGTTCGTCGCGCTGTTTATGCTTCGGACTCTTCTAATCCTTCCGTTCTTAAGCTGTCTGGAGCTATTGGCACTTACTATAAGAGTATAGGCTGGGAAAATTCTGCCTTCGCTTATCCTATTAGTGGTGAACAAGAACTATCTAGAGGCATTTGGATTCAGCACTTCCAAGGCGGTAGTATAACTTATATTTCTGGTACTGGTATTATTCCTGTAACTTTCGATAACCCTATTGGAGCTTTATATAAAGATAATAAGAAATCACTCGGTTATCCTATAAATAACAAGCGTTGCGGTCTTGCTAACGGTGGTTGTGTACAATCATTTGCAAATCCTGCAGATGGCTCAAAGTACGCTATATATTCCAAAGACAATAAAGCTTATTACGTAAAACTATACGATAGTGTTAGTAAGTATTGGGCTGAAAAAGGCTGGGAAAACTCACCGTTTGGATATCCAATCAGTAATCCTGAAAAACAAGGCAATGCAATAGTTCAAGACTTTGAGAATGCTAGTATTACATTTGATGGTAGGATTAGATTTGAATATGAAAACAGCTCAGGTGGTAGGATAGCTAGACATTGGAATGAAAACTATTTCAAGTATGGCTTACAGATTAACGCTATGAAGTGTGGTCTAAATAATAGCGGTTGTGTACAGTCATTTGAAAACACTGACACTAAGAAACGTTACGCTATTTATTCTTCAAACTCTGGCTATGTTTCAGCTCTGGACCTAAATAGTGCGTTCGGTAAATATTACGCATCAAATGCTTGGGAAGATGGTAGATTAGGTTACCCTATTTCTGAGGAAAAATACAACGGTAATAAAGCTAAACAAGAGTTTGAAAATGGTGTACTGTATTTAGTTGGCAATCAAATAATTCCTGTATATAGTAATGAACCTATTGGTCAGTATGTTTACAATTCTGCTGATGATCTTTATCCATCTAATACGATGAAATGTGGCTTGAAAGATAAAGGATGTGTTCAGGTATATTTGAATCTTAAAGACAACCTTGAATATGCTTTATATCAACATAATGGTGTAGTAGCTAAAGTTGCTTTGAATGATCCTATAACTAAATACTGGATAAGTCTTGGTTGGGAAAATTCTGCATTTGGCTACCCAATTTCTGATAAAGAACAAACTATAGATGGTTTTAAACAAAGGTTTGAACACGGAATTATTTTGTACGAAAGAGGAGTCATAAAAACTATACCTCAATGGTAA
- a CDS encoding (deoxy)nucleoside triphosphate pyrophosphohydrolase — MKIVTVVAGVFIDGNKIFSSQRSRGTHKGSWEFPGGKVEDNESHEQTLKREIMEELGAEIKVIASYDTVEYEYEDFYLKMYLYLAEFITEPKLIEHLDFKWLSVDEIDDIKWLPADIAILPKIKESLS, encoded by the coding sequence ATGAAAATAGTTACGGTTGTAGCAGGAGTATTCATTGATGGGAACAAAATTTTTAGTTCTCAGCGGAGCAGAGGAACTCACAAAGGATCGTGGGAATTTCCCGGTGGAAAAGTTGAAGATAATGAATCACATGAACAAACGTTAAAGCGTGAAATAATGGAGGAACTAGGGGCGGAAATAAAAGTTATTGCTTCTTATGACACAGTTGAGTATGAATATGAAGACTTTTATTTAAAAATGTATTTGTATTTAGCTGAGTTTATAACAGAACCAAAGTTGATTGAGCATCTTGATTTTAAATGGCTGAGTGTCGATGAAATTGATGATATAAAATGGTTGCCTGCGGATATTGCTATATTGCCTAAAATCAAAGAGAGCTTATCCTGA